From the Saimiri boliviensis isolate mSaiBol1 chromosome X, mSaiBol1.pri, whole genome shotgun sequence genome, one window contains:
- the RAI2 gene encoding retinoic acid-induced protein 2 gives MDDLQSQNLPMDMTDSPPALANNRLENGMAQLITTEAWNINSTDLVKKALVTVPAPSILNPPAESQSGMALKVAATVLQPLCLGENPVVMPIHMQVEGSSAPELNPNGNATYVMTTQGPVQLPVVLEQHVFQHLNSPLVLPQEAPCSSNTIHNNLFQGAEDPEAQPQLLDLRIPSQPQEPTLPFEAVLQNLFPSQGTLGPPPCQPPPGYAPVPPQPFNSPLSPLVPPATLLVPYPVIVPLPVPVPIPIPIPVPQSSESKFSSSFPKPPSSFGLHPFKGTPTPLEKDELKPFDILQPKEYFQLSRHTVIKMGSENEALDLSMKSVPWLKAGEVSPPIVQEEAALDLSVAAHRKSEPPPEILYDGGASVDSPGHAVMEKLPSGMEMSFAPATPHEAPAMIDSHISSSDATTKMLSEPNHPSGEVKAENNIEMVGESQAAKVIVSVEDAVPTIFCGKIKGLSGVSTKNFSFKREDSVLQGYDINSQGEESMGNAEPLRKSIKNRSIKLKKMNSQEIHMLPIKKQRLATFFPRK, from the coding sequence ATGGACGACCTGCAGTCCCAGAACCTCCCCATGGACATGACCGACTCCCCTCCCGCCTTGGCTAATAACAGACTGGAGAATGGCATGGCTCAGCTGATCACCACTGAGGCCTGGAACATCAACTCCACCGACCTGGTAAAGAAGGCCCTGGTGACCGTGCCGGCCCCATCCATTCTGAATCCCCCTGCAGAGTCTCAGAGTGGCATGGCTCTGAAGGTGGCAGCCACCGTGTTGCAGCCCCTGTGCCTTGGGGAGAACCCAGTGGTGATGCCCATTCACATGCAGGTGGAGGGAAGCTCTGCGCCAGAGCTCAATCCCAATGGCAATGCCACCTATGTCATGACCACGCAGGGCCCCGTGCAGCTGCCCGTGGTGCTGGAGCAGCACGTCTTTCAGCACCTCAACTCCCCTCTGGTCCTGCCGCAGGAGGCCCCATGCTCCTCCAATACCATCCACAACAACCTCTTCCAGGGAGCAGAGGACCCCGAGGCCCAACCCCAGCTCCTGGACCTGAGGATCCCCAGCCAGCCGCAGGAGCCCACTTTGCCATTTGAAGCTGTGCTCCAGAATTTGTTTCCCTCCCAGGGCACTCTTGGGCCACCACCCTGTCAGCCTCCTCCTGGCTATGCCCCTGTACCCCCCCAGCCTTTTAACTCCCCTTTATCCCCCTTGGTCCCACCAGCCACCCTCTTGGTGCCATATCCTGTGATTGTTCCCTTGCCTGTGCCGGTCCCCATTCCCATCCCCATCCCGGTGCCTCAGAGTTCTGAATCCAAGTTCAGCTCCAGTTTCCCCAAGCCACCATCTTCCTTTGGCCTGCACCCCTTTAAAGGCACCCCGACCCCTCTGGAAAAAGATGAACTGAAGCCCTTTGACATCCTCCAGCCGAAGGAGTACTTCCAGCTCAGCCGCCATACAGTCATCAAGATGGGAAGTGAGAACGAGGCCCTGGATCTCTCCATGAAGTCAGTGCCCTGGCTCAAGGCTGGTGAAGTCAGTCCCCCAATCGTTCAGGAAGAGGCAGCCCTAGACCTGTCAGTGGCAGCCCACCGGAAATCCGAGCCTCCACCTGAGATACTGTATGACGGTGGTGCATCAGTGGACAGCCCAGGTCACGCAGTGATGGAGAAACTTCCCAGTGGCATGGAAATGTCTTTTGCTCCTGCCACACCCCATGAGGCCCCAGCCATGATAGATAGTCACATCAGCAGCAGCGATGCCACCACCAAGATGCTCAGCGAGCCCAACCACCCCAGCGGCGAGGTCAAGGCTGAAAACAACATTGAGATGGTGGGCGAGTCCCAGGCGGCCAAGGTCATTGTCTCAGTCGAAGATGCTGTGCCTACCATATTCTGTGGCAAGATCAAAGGTCTCTCGGGGGTGTCCACCAAAAACTTCTCCTTCAAAAGAGAAGACTCCGTGCTTCAGGGCTATGACATCAACAGCCAAGGGGAAGAATCCATGGGAAATGCAGAGCCCCTTAGGAAATCCATCAAAAACCGGAGcataaagttaaagaaaatgaacTCCCAGGAAATACACATGCTCCCAATCAAAAAACAACGGCTGGCCACCTTTTTTCCAAGAAAGTAa